From Deinococcus aerolatus, one genomic window encodes:
- the ispF gene encoding 2-C-methyl-D-erythritol 2,4-cyclodiphosphate synthase: protein MVFSSDPTGPVIRVGYGEDAHRLAAGHALILGGVPVPSAAMGTVAHSDGDAILHALADALLSGVAMGDIGDYFPDTDPLWAGLDSRAILGRVLELVRDRGYTPTNIALVVTLDKPKLGSMRAEIARNVAALVGLPESEVGVSFKTSEGLAPAHIQTRVTALLTRVKD, encoded by the coding sequence ATGGTTTTTTCATCTGACCCGACGGGACCGGTGATTCGCGTCGGTTACGGCGAGGACGCCCACCGGCTGGCGGCGGGACACGCCCTGATTCTGGGGGGGGTGCCGGTGCCCTCCGCTGCCATGGGCACCGTGGCCCACAGCGACGGGGACGCCATCCTGCACGCGCTGGCCGACGCGCTGCTCTCAGGGGTGGCGATGGGTGACATCGGCGACTACTTCCCCGACACCGATCCCCTGTGGGCCGGACTGGATTCGCGCGCCATTCTGGGCCGGGTGCTGGAACTGGTGCGCGATCGGGGCTACACCCCCACCAACATCGCGCTGGTGGTCACGCTGGACAAACCCAAGCTGGGCTCTATGCGCGCCGAGATCGCCCGCAACGTGGCGGCCCTGGTGGGTCTGCCAGAAAGCGAGGTGGGCGTCAGTTTCAAGACCTCTGAAGGGTTGGCCCCGGCACACATCCAGACGCGGGTGACCGCGCTGCTGACACGGGTAAAAGATTGA
- a CDS encoding aminopeptidase: MTSSTEAAFQTQLARYAELLVRTGVNLPQRGRVLVNAPVEAAELARLVAREAYRAGAEDVRVNYNDQHLALALYEAGSAAAVDFLPAWLSEESLHMVEDGYAFISIVGSDPSLLAGVDSQRVARRSKLQAEAGRRVSEAIGSFQVNWTVAAMATPAWAARVYPDLPQAEAVARLWADIFKVTRADTPDPVAAWDAHLAQLGRLTTLLTEKQYHALHLRSELGTDLTVGLADNHIWQGGGEAARNGISGVPNLPTDEVFTAPHKERVDGVAVASKALSARGQLIEGIRVRFENGRAVEISAERGEDTLKALIGTDEGAARLGEVALVPASAPVAQTGTLFLNTLFDENAASHIALGRCYPTNVAGGEDQATLRAAGGNDSLIHVDWMIGTPGTDVDGLTAAGEREPLMRGGEWVI; the protein is encoded by the coding sequence ATGACGTCTTCCACCGAAGCAGCCTTCCAGACCCAGCTTGCCCGCTACGCCGAACTGCTCGTCCGCACTGGGGTGAACCTGCCCCAGAGGGGCCGGGTGCTGGTCAACGCGCCGGTCGAGGCCGCCGAACTGGCCCGGCTGGTGGCGCGCGAGGCGTACCGGGCCGGGGCCGAGGACGTGCGCGTGAACTACAACGATCAGCATCTGGCCCTCGCGCTGTACGAGGCCGGCTCGGCGGCGGCGGTGGACTTCCTGCCGGCGTGGCTCTCGGAGGAGTCGCTGCACATGGTGGAGGACGGGTACGCCTTCATCAGCATCGTCGGCAGCGATCCCTCCCTGCTGGCGGGCGTGGACTCGCAGCGGGTGGCGCGGCGCAGCAAGCTGCAGGCCGAGGCCGGGCGCAGGGTCAGCGAGGCCATCGGCAGCTTTCAGGTGAACTGGACGGTGGCGGCGATGGCCACCCCCGCCTGGGCCGCCCGCGTGTACCCTGACCTGCCCCAGGCCGAGGCTGTTGCGCGGCTGTGGGCCGACATCTTCAAGGTCACCCGCGCCGATACACCGGACCCGGTGGCCGCCTGGGACGCGCATCTGGCGCAACTTGGGCGCCTGACCACGCTGCTGACCGAAAAGCAGTACCACGCCCTGCACCTGCGCAGCGAACTGGGCACGGACCTGACCGTGGGGCTGGCCGACAACCACATCTGGCAGGGTGGGGGAGAGGCCGCCAGAAACGGCATCTCCGGCGTGCCCAACCTGCCCACCGACGAGGTGTTCACCGCGCCGCACAAGGAGCGGGTGGACGGCGTGGCGGTGGCTTCCAAGGCTCTCAGCGCCCGTGGGCAGCTGATCGAGGGCATCCGCGTGCGCTTCGAGAACGGCCGGGCAGTCGAGATCAGTGCCGAGCGGGGCGAGGACACCCTCAAAGCCCTGATCGGCACCGACGAGGGCGCGGCCCGTCTGGGCGAGGTGGCGCTGGTGCCTGCCTCTGCTCCCGTGGCGCAGACCGGCACGCTGTTCCTGAACACGCTGTTCGACGAGAACGCCGCGTCCCACATCGCGCTGGGGCGCTGTTACCCCACCAACGTCGCGGGCGGCGAGGACCAGGCCACCCTGCGCGCGGCGGGCGGCAACGACAGCCTTATTCACGTGGACTGGATGATCGGCACGCCGGGGACCGATGTCGACGGTCTCACGGCAGCGGGCGAACGCGAGCCGCTGATGCGCGGCGGCGAATGGGTGATCTGA
- a CDS encoding TrmH family RNA methyltransferase has translation MREPLLHVVLFEPEKAGNVGNVARTCAVLGATLHLIRPFGFHLHDREFRRAVMDYLEGVTLHEHVNWTAFQAALPPGARVFAFSTHATTLHTRAGFRRGDYLLFGPESRGLPVWLREGLSALKLPQPGAGRSLNLAVAAGAAAFEAGRQIEGW, from the coding sequence TTGAGGGAGCCGCTGCTACACGTGGTGCTGTTCGAGCCGGAGAAGGCCGGCAACGTGGGCAACGTGGCGCGCACCTGCGCTGTCCTGGGCGCCACGCTGCACCTGATCCGTCCCTTTGGCTTCCATCTGCACGACCGCGAGTTCCGGAGGGCGGTGATGGATTATCTGGAAGGCGTGACCCTGCACGAGCATGTCAACTGGACCGCCTTCCAGGCGGCGCTGCCTCCCGGCGCCAGGGTCTTCGCCTTTTCCACCCATGCCACCACGCTGCACACGCGGGCGGGCTTCCGGCGCGGCGACTACCTGCTGTTCGGCCCCGAATCGCGGGGGCTGCCGGTGTGGCTGCGGGAGGGCCTGAGCGCGCTGAAATTGCCGCAGCCTGGCGCGGGCCGCAGCCTGAACCTGGCGGTGGCAGCGGGCGCGGCGGCCTTCGAGGCGGGGCGGCAGATCGAGGGCTGGTAG